In Oceanobacillus sp. FSL K6-2867, one DNA window encodes the following:
- a CDS encoding ComE operon protein 2 translates to MERISWDQYFMAQSHLLALRSTCARLMVGATVVRDKRIIAGGYNGSVSGSVHCIDDGCYVIDGHCVRTVHAEANALLQCAKFGVATDNADIYVTHFPCLQCTKQLIQSGIRTVYYAEDYHNHKYAIQLFKEAGVHTEKVELDYLAVDTNYQEKAKLMESVLQKLEAVDDEEAQILQEQVKKLF, encoded by the coding sequence TATGGCGCAGAGTCACTTGCTTGCACTTCGCAGCACATGTGCAAGATTAATGGTAGGAGCTACAGTTGTTCGTGATAAGCGGATTATAGCAGGGGGCTATAATGGGAGTGTGTCTGGAAGTGTTCATTGTATTGATGATGGTTGTTATGTCATTGATGGTCATTGTGTACGAACTGTTCATGCAGAGGCAAATGCACTCTTGCAATGCGCGAAGTTTGGTGTTGCGACAGATAATGCAGACATTTATGTAACGCACTTTCCTTGTTTGCAGTGTACGAAGCAGTTAATTCAAAGTGGAATTCGTACTGTTTATTATGCGGAGGATTATCACAATCATAAATACGCCATCCAATTATTTAAAGAAGCGGGAGTTCATACGGAAAAAGTAGAACTTGATTATCTTGCAGTTGATACAAACTACCAGGAGAAGGCGAAGCTTATGGAGAGTGTCTTGCAAAAGCTAGAAGCAGTAGATGATGAAGAAGCGCAAATACTGCAAGAACAAGTGAAAAAGCTTTTTTAA